TTTGAGACACACCACATATCAGTTCTTCAACATTACATATGTGTAAATCCATATTTACAAAAGGTACAGCTTTTGAATATCTGCATAATTATTTGAAGTATTATTATCTAATGAAATGAACAGTAGATGTCACTGAAATgcaaatagtaataatccTCTGAAAGGCATAAATACTGTTTCACACAATACTCTAAAGTAATGCAGCGCTATGCCATGAATACTTCCACAGAAGATACAACAACTAATGTGCGATAGTTAGTCATAATGATGCCTTCCATGTGATGAACTCTGCAATACAAATCATACGTTGAACAGAAACTAAAACATTAAATactaaatataaatacatggGGAAGTGATGTAAACTATAAGAGGGTTTATGTACGTCAAGAAAGTTTCATTAGAATACAATAATAGTTTTGAATTTTATTAAACAACTTAAAGCTTAACCACATGTGTGGAAACAACAATCACTTCACTATAGCATTTGTAGATTAGTGATTGTTactgaaataaatgaaaaaaaacaaatgaagtaaaTATGGCAAGCACTGCATCCCATATTCTGTATTCATCACTGTGTGCTGACGCGTTTGAGTAGCTTTGCCcattgacagaaaaaaaaataataaataaatgaaatctCTTCTTGCATCTTGTACAAGTGtatttcaacaaaacaaagacgtAAAAGAAATTTTATGCTTAATATATTTACTCATTTATTTGAAGGAAAGGTACAATAGCCAAAAAACTATAAAGGTGCATGTGAGTTATACTTCATTGTCAGATAAagttaacttcacaaccctcctgaaacacaaaaggaaaattaaaagaattacaatgaagaaacagaagaaatacaatatgttttttccaaCCTCTAACATGTTATATGTAAAAGTGACGAAATGGTCTTCACAATAGGATGCTACTCATGACCTCGTTTCCGTGTGAATGCTGGTGCATCTcgatattttctctcttcatgATACGCTATTATAAGCTCTTTCTGTATCTTGTTATCAAATGTTATTTGATACTGGTCAATACCATCCCAAAATACTTGTGTTTCCTCAGTTTGTTGCTCAGCATcagcggtgttgttgttcacacATCGTTGCCGCGTCTTAATCACACCACCATAAATAGCATTAACATATATCATCTCCCATGCCATGTTACAAGAAAAGGTATCCCNNNNNNNNNNNNNNNNNNNNNNNNNNNNNNNNNNNNNNNNNNNNNNNNNNNNNNNNNNNNNNNNNNNNNNNNNNNNNNNNNNNNNNNNNNNNNNNNNNNNGGGaagatacaaataaataatggtACAAATATTAACACAAGAGtaataatagaaaagaaTTACCTTAAGGAAACTACATGGAACTTCCATTATATAAGATACTACACTTCatataagggggaaatacgTAACAGTGGTtgtatcttttatttgtccTCAGCGTATCGGCAATCCTTCAGTAGACACTGCTTTGCAACTGATTTCTTTTATGGATTAAGTTAGTCAGCAGTGTTGAGACAGGTTCCCCCGCATGAGGAGTGAAGGGACAAAACAATATTCCTACCTTCTAACCTATTGAACAAGAATGTCTCAAACAATATCATTTGTCCCTATTTATTTCTGCAGATGCAAATGCTATTGATGGGTGAGATACATCTAAACAGCAACGGATATAACTATACTCATACAGTGtttctttgatttcttcTCGTCACCACAGTTGTGTTGggttacaaatatatacacagcaCTCCACTTTGTGGCTATAAGTCTCTTTAATATTTGAATGAAATCCTGCTTATCGCTACTGCAATATTTCACACTCTGTGAGGGACACTgatatttgcttctttcgtcCATTTCATATTTTGATAGTTATGTAAATATCTTATGTGCAATCCATCTCCTttccaaaataaataagaaagataaaagcaTAAGCAATTATCGACATAAAAACTGGAATGAGTCTCTCGGTTACACGTCGCACGCTTCTAACATATAGACACGCTGCATGTAacctatttttgttgtttcatgcATGTGTCAGTatgataaaatgaaaatagtcTCATGTTTCTCCTTGTGCTTTTGTATTGCATAAACTACTGGACTCGTCATCTCTTCCACCTATTCATCACACAGGAGTTATTCACTTGCTTTACATGTAGCATATagtaaaaatacaaaatatcaAATTATTAGATTAATACTTCACTATAAGCAATAAAGCTTActtgattttgtttatttcatttatAGCTGAGTTGAATTACATATGTTAATGAAATTATTCCACTACTCAAAGATACAAGCACtttattgatatatatatatatatatagagagagagagagagagagagagaatggTTTTGAGACACACCACATATCAGTTCTTCAACATTACATATGTGTAAATCCATATTTACAAAAGGTAAAGCTTTTGAATATCTGCATAATTATTTGAAGTATTATTATCTAATGAAATGAACAGTAGATGTCACTGAAATgcaaatagtaataatccTCTGAAATGCATAAATACTGTTTCACACAATACTCTAAAGTAATGCAGCGCTATGCCATGAATACTTCCACAGAAGATACAACAACTAATGTGCGATAGTTAGTCATAATGATGCCTTCCATGTGATGAACTCTGCAATACAAATCATACGTTGAACAGAAACTAAAACATTAAATactaaatataaatacatggGGAAGTGATGTAAAATATAAGAGGGTTTATGTACGTCAAGAAAGTTTCATTAGAATACAATAATAGTTTTGAATTTTATTAAACAACTTAAAGCTTAACCACATGTGTGGAAACAACAATCACTTCACTATAGCATTTGTAGATTAGTGATTGTTactgaaataaatgaaaaaaaacaaatgaagtaaaTACGGCAAGCACTGCATCCCATATTCTGTATTCATCACTGTGTGCTGACGCGCTTGAGTAGCTTTGCCcattgacagaaaaaaaaataataaataaatgaaatctCTTCTTGCATCTTGCACAAGTGTATTTCAACAGAACAAAGACGTAAAAGAAATTTTATGCTTAATATATTTACTCATTTATTTGAAGGAAAGGTACAATAACCAAAAAACTATAAAGGTGCATGTGAGTTATACTTCATTGTCAGATAAagttaacttcacaaccctcctgaaacacaaaaggaaaattaaaagaattgcaatgaagaaacagaagaaatacaatatgttttttccaaCCTCTAACATGTTATATGTAAAAGTGACGAAATGGTCTTCACAATAGGATGCTACTCATGACCTCATTTCCGTGTGAATGCTGGTGCATCTcgatattttctctcttcatgATACGCTATTATAAGCTCTTTCTGTATCTTGTTATCAAATGTTATTTGATACTGGTCAATACCATCCCAAAATACTTGTGTTTCCTCAGTTTGTTGCTCAGCATcagcggtgttgttgttcacacATCGTTGCCGCGTCTTAATCACACCACCATAAATAGCATTAACATATATCATCTCCCATGCCATGTTACGAGAAAAGGTATCCCAATCGGAAAAATACCTTGCAATGTTTGTCATAAATTCCTGTAACTCTGAAAcacttgcttctttcctgtaaTTATCTGTTATTTGAATAAGCACAATAGTCTTTGAGGCAACTCCCAGTTGTGGAAAACCATCCCGCATATCCGCAACCCTTCTAGAGCAATcttccacaaag
This sequence is a window from Trypanosoma brucei gambiense DAL972 chromosome 7, complete sequence. Protein-coding genes within it:
- a CDS encoding retrotransposon hot spot (RHS) protein, putative,(fragment), producing DTFSCNMAWEMIYVNAIYGGVIKTRQRCVNNNTADAEQQTEETQVFWDGIDQYQITFDNKIQKELIIAYHEERKYRDAPAFTRKRGHE